The Thermoproteales archaeon genome has a segment encoding these proteins:
- a CDS encoding carboxypeptidase regulatory-like domain-containing protein: protein MRTKVFIIALTLLFSTMLLPISYNAQTEDVLYAEVHLLDRLNNMETSYVKISGNRALLSIKNTNYRVAEVVLDPRLGLRIKDILFNGKILPHNSTLLKAGIYEVTLFVEDIGYGDYEIIFENYISIPSAYVLFIPDNYTKIEGNKVMVKSQDKWQPYAVFAYVLTTLNGVEPEIVTDSFYSLISERIVEYETPLGTSKGKELIYYVQDNSFIVRGGIISLACKPIYVYEIFPQVYGNYIEYTEIDDLDGINGTYYLLVFKPEYFQLIGVIGVSDATLPYNLSSNTQLVYKIINKENVVVKYELKKVKMLFSCKTSCPSSLKGLVKAGEKVREYEITGSILSLKPSLNTPVTVTIYFENNKVKDFRIFSFHDYMMLELPLSLVTVYVTDIENKPLKSGTLIIYSLSTAEKVEYPIETGEISLGFLPEGDYLARVIVDDFEVGREMFNPTDVNELRIACKVADLKIHVKDLNMQAIKDAIVVLEDSKKYQQVTNKDGLAFFSQLPLKKYNIKVFYENREVYDGILDFSSQTEAKIVVEAKTLIIKLLNSLGNPIPNVEVTLELQGDGWSKTVLTDEKGRAVFSFVPLGKYVIKYNIGINYRCEKEIVLSKEQPDLITIENDVIFTIFDYAVNANILVIFIFLVLTIAVSIKFLKKGGEIEISRE from the coding sequence ATGCGGACAAAGGTTTTCATTATAGCTTTAACGCTGCTGTTTTCAACGATGTTATTGCCTATTTCATATAATGCTCAAACTGAAGATGTGCTATACGCAGAGGTACACCTGCTGGATAGACTTAATAATATGGAAACTAGCTATGTGAAAATTTCTGGTAATAGGGCGTTGCTTTCAATAAAAAATACTAATTATCGAGTAGCTGAAGTTGTGCTAGATCCTAGATTAGGTTTGAGAATTAAAGATATACTTTTTAATGGGAAAATTTTACCGCATAATTCTACTCTTTTAAAAGCAGGGATATACGAGGTAACCTTATTTGTAGAAGATATTGGCTATGGTGATTACGAGATAATATTTGAAAACTACATCTCCATTCCATCCGCATATGTGTTGTTCATCCCTGACAATTACACTAAAATTGAAGGCAACAAAGTAATGGTTAAAAGCCAGGATAAATGGCAACCATACGCAGTGTTTGCTTACGTATTAACTACGCTTAATGGAGTTGAACCAGAGATAGTTACGGATTCCTTTTACTCTCTAATTTCTGAAAGAATAGTAGAATATGAAACACCGCTGGGAACTAGTAAAGGTAAGGAGTTAATTTACTACGTGCAAGATAACAGCTTTATCGTTAGGGGTGGTATCATATCGCTAGCTTGCAAGCCTATATACGTATATGAAATCTTTCCTCAAGTATATGGTAACTATATAGAGTACACGGAGATAGACGATCTTGACGGGATTAACGGCACTTACTACTTGCTAGTTTTTAAACCTGAATATTTCCAGCTTATTGGCGTAATTGGAGTATCGGATGCAACTCTGCCATATAACCTATCATCGAATACCCAACTAGTCTATAAAATAATAAATAAAGAGAATGTTGTAGTAAAATACGAGCTAAAAAAAGTAAAAATGCTTTTCAGCTGCAAAACAAGCTGTCCTTCATCTCTAAAAGGGTTGGTGAAAGCTGGTGAAAAAGTAAGAGAATACGAAATAACAGGCTCGATATTATCACTTAAACCATCCCTAAATACGCCTGTGACAGTAACCATTTACTTTGAAAATAACAAGGTTAAAGACTTTAGAATATTCTCTTTTCATGATTACATGATGCTAGAATTACCACTATCTCTTGTAACAGTCTATGTTACTGATATCGAAAACAAACCGCTAAAAAGTGGGACATTAATCATTTACTCGCTTTCAACAGCTGAAAAAGTAGAATATCCTATAGAAACCGGGGAGATAAGTTTAGGTTTTCTTCCTGAGGGAGATTATTTAGCCAGAGTAATAGTAGATGATTTTGAAGTCGGAAGAGAAATGTTTAATCCAACAGATGTAAACGAGTTACGAATAGCTTGCAAGGTAGCCGATTTGAAAATACATGTTAAGGATCTTAACATGCAAGCGATAAAAGATGCTATCGTAGTCCTTGAGGACTCAAAGAAGTATCAACAAGTAACCAATAAGGATGGACTAGCATTTTTTAGCCAATTACCGCTAAAAAAATACAATATAAAAGTTTTTTATGAAAACAGAGAAGTCTACGATGGAATACTGGATTTTTCTTCTCAAACAGAAGCTAAAATTGTAGTTGAAGCGAAAACACTAATAATTAAATTATTGAACAGCTTAGGAAATCCGATTCCTAATGTAGAAGTTACTCTCGAGTTGCAGGGCGACGGATGGAGCAAAACGGTCTTGACAGATGAGAAGGGTAGAGCAGTTTTTTCTTTTGTTCCATTAGGCAAATATGTTATAAAATACAATATAGGTATAAACTATAGATGCGAAAAAGAGATAGTCCTCTCTAAGGAACAACCAGATCTAATAACGATAGAGAACGACGTAATTTTCACGATCTTCGACTACGCTGTTAATGCGAATATTCTAGTTATATTCATCTTTCTGGTTTTGACAATTGCCGTTTCCATCAAGTTCTTAAAGAAAGGTGGTGAAATAGAAATTTCTCGCGAGTGA
- a CDS encoding Lrp/AsnC ligand binding domain-containing protein, producing the protein MAAQETVVAYVILVVSVGQEYRILEEIKKLKEVKDAHIVYGEYDIIAQVEVDSIKKLENVIRSIRNIKGVLRSITLICSG; encoded by the coding sequence ATGGCTGCTCAAGAAACAGTTGTTGCGTATGTAATTCTCGTTGTAAGCGTGGGACAAGAATATCGAATTCTGGAAGAAATTAAAAAACTTAAGGAAGTTAAAGACGCGCACATTGTCTACGGCGAATACGACATAATAGCACAAGTCGAAGTAGATTCGATTAAAAAGCTCGAAAACGTCATAAGATCTATCAGAAATATTAAGGGAGTTCTTCGATCAATAACTTTGATATGTTCAGGATAA
- the trxA gene encoding thioredoxin: MKNDEEIDFLIRKKMIEIQKKAAIESRRRSMPIGVLEVNSKEFRNYLTSYRIVVADFWAEWCIPCRIVSPIIERLARRYSGSAVFLKVNVDENHELAVEHGILSIPTVIVFVNGKEYERFIGAFPGIEKKLSITIEKLINQ, encoded by the coding sequence ATGAAAAATGACGAGGAAATCGATTTCCTTATAAGAAAGAAAATGATAGAAATACAGAAAAAGGCTGCAATAGAATCTAGGAGAAGATCTATGCCCATTGGAGTTTTAGAAGTAAATTCAAAAGAATTCAGGAACTATCTGACAAGCTATAGGATTGTCGTCGCGGATTTCTGGGCCGAGTGGTGCATCCCATGCAGAATAGTATCACCGATCATAGAAAGGCTTGCACGCAGATACTCCGGCAGCGCTGTCTTTTTGAAAGTCAACGTGGATGAAAACCATGAACTGGCGGTTGAGCATGGAATATTGAGCATACCAACTGTTATAGTGTTTGTAAATGGAAAGGAATATGAAAGATTTATCGGGGCATTTCCTGGTATTGAAAAGAAGCTAAGCATAACAATAGAAAAATTGATTAACCAATAA